The genomic window ATTGTAGGCGACGGCCATCTGGAACAGGTTTCCATAAGGCTCGCTGTAGCCCATGAGTTCCTGCAGATAGGTCTGGCCCAGTGCCAGATTGTGCTCGGGATCATTCAGGCGGTCACGGTTGCCGCGTTTGTATGTGGAATCCTTGGTGATGTGATAGGCCGTGCCCGGCATGATCTGCATCAGACCCGCAGCGCCCGCATGGCTGCTCGCGCCGGTGATGAAACGGCTCTCCTGCCGCGCAACGGCGAGCAGCAGGGCACGGTCAACTTCATACCCGCCTTCAGGCGTAATGTCGGGTACCGGGAACAACGCCGCACCAATCGGCTGCGGGCTTGCAAGAGCCACCGCAAGCTGTGTGGCCGGAAGGTTGAGGTCGCGGGCAAGCGTGGCAAGCGCGATATCAAGCGACGGATCAAGACGGCCATGGGCGCGCCGCAGTTCGGCTTCCGCCACGTCCTGCTTGCCGATCTGGGCAAGTGCAGCGCCACGGCGCACCTGCTCGATTGCCAGCAGGGCTGTGCGGCTCGTCGCATCAATTGCAGGATCTGACCACGTCACACGCGGTTCACGGCCAAGCTGCCGCTGGGCAAGCAGCCCGTAAAACGTCATGCCGGTGCCCGCGGCAATTTCAAGCTGGGTCACCGCCTTGGCCGGTTCGCGAATGGCAAAGTAGGAACGCGCCGCCCAGAACGCAGCCGCAGAGCGTGTCCAGTCCGAAACGCTGATATTGCCTGCCAGCGCTTCAAAATGCCCTGCTGCAACATCCGGCTTGTCCATGCGCCAGGCGGAAAGCCCCGCATACCAGTCCGCCAGCGGCGCGTCTTCACGATGCGACGCTGCAATGGCTGATGCGAGATCGAAGGCTTTGTTGATCTTGCCTTCAACATAATAGGACCACGCGATCCGCGCCTTGATGGCCGCGCGTTCATCCGCACCCAGACGGTTGCGGACCTTTGATGAGTCGAGAAGTTGCAGCGCCTGCGTTGGCCGTTCGCGGGAAATCAGCGAACGCACTTTTCTTGAAATCGTACGTCCATAGCCTGTCCGGCCTTCAGCGCTGGACCCGGACACCGCATAGACCGAGTGATACGCCGTTGGTCTGAACGCGCGTCGCACCGGCCGAACCGGCACGCTGGCACCACCACGCCGCTTCATGGCGAGTTTGTGAATCTTGTTGGCACCTGGGTGGTCCGCATATTTCGCGAGCCACGACCGCAGCTCGGAATATTTCGACCGATAGGCTGTGGGGTGCATGTAGCGCTGATGCAGCACATGGCCCATCAGCACTTTGTCTGTGAGTTGGCCAATCAGGATATCTGCCTGTTTGAGGTCACCGCGCTCCTGAACCTGGAAAATCTGGATATACCGGGCGCGATCTTCTTCAGAGAGAACCGCAACCGGTTCACCTGCATGAACGCGGCCGGCCATCGCCGTCACGAAAAGCGTAATGGCAAGGAGCAGGACACCGGACAGCATCCAGAAACGCGCGCGGGCATCTGCCTCACGGTCAACCTGAATGGCCACAGCAGTCTGAGATTTTCGGCTTGGCATGCGGCCCCCCGGCACGTTGCCCGATCTTGAGTGACACCCGTAAACGCAGGTGCCCTGTATCAGTTCAGGATTAATCTAACGGTCAGCCCGTAAGGATGCGAGTCTCGTGCCATCGCGACAGTTAATGCGCATCTAGAGGCCAAGCTCGGCCATCTTGTCCTTGAGGCTCAACAGATCACGCCACGCGAGACGCTTTTGTGCCGGCTGGCGCAGCAGATAGGCAGGATGCAGCATCGCAATGGCCGGCATCGTCTGCCCGGCTGGCCCGCCAATGGCAGCAGGATCAAAATCTTTCCATTGGCCGCGCAGGCGGGTGATTCCCGTTTTGGTGCCAAAAAGCTCTTTTGCAGACACGCCACCGATGCAGACCAGCACTTTTGGCCCCACAAGCTCGATATGCCGAAGAATGAACGGCAGGCACATGGCGGTCTCGGCCGGCGTCGGCGTGCGATTCCCCGGTGGCCGCCAGGGCAGCACATTGGAAATATAGACGGTTTCACGGCTGAGACCGATTGACGCGAGCATCCGGTCCAAAAGTTGTCCCGAGCGCCCCACGAATGGCAGCCCCTGAATATCCTCGTCGCGCCCGGGCGCTTCGCCCACAAGCATGATTTTCGCCTGCGGATTGCCGTCCGCAAAGACCAGGTTCTTGGCGGTGGCTTTCAGCGGGCAGCCGGCGAAGCCCGCCATGGCGTTACGCAGGTCATCCAGATTTGACGCCGCGGCAGCAAGGGCACGCGCGTCATCAATGGCGGCCTTGTCGTCAGCGAGTTCCGCCTGGGGCGCTTGCGGCCTGATGGGCTGTTTGGCGCCGGGCAGGGGCGGTTTTCCACCATTTGATACTCTTGGCTCCGGCTCTGGCACAGCTGCCAGTCGGTCGATGGGCTCATCGCCGATGGCCTCATCCGCGCCTGCTTCCACAAACCAGCGCAGCAGGTCGGCCAGCTCGGTATGCTCGTCAGCGGATGTGGAAAGATCGCTCATGGGCGCTAGTTTTAAGGGGGCAGGGGCCGCGAGTCACACCTGCATTCGCCAATTCGTCTTAATGGGGGGCATCAAGTGCCCTGCGATGAGGGGTGCTACCGTTTTCTGCGGTCTTGTTTGCCCCGCTTGACCGCAAAAGGGGCTTGGCCCCATAAACGCGGTCCGTCATGCCGGGTATGGCGGAAATCCGCGATTGATTAGAACAATTTATGCCAGCCACCCGGCATCTGGTTTCCGTTGCGGCCATGTGAAGACCGGGCCAAGACCGGACACGAAATTCGACCTAGGAGGTTCTTGTGTCAGACGCCCTCAAGCCCGACGCCCTCAAGAAGGCCAGCGAAGTCAACGCGACGCAGGGGTTCATTTTGCACCCCGAGCAGCGCGAAGCCATGGAATACGACGTGGTGATCGTCGGAGCCGGCCCTGCCGGTCTGTCCGCTGCGATCCGCCTCAAGCAGCAGGCCGCTGAACACGACTTTGAAATCTCCGTCTGCGTGCTGGAAAAGGGCGCGGAAGTCGGCGCGCACATCCTCTCAGGCGCGGTGATCGATCCCGTCGGCCTTGATGAGCTGATTCCCGACTGGCGTGACGATGAAACCTGCCCGGTGAAAACCGAAGTAAAAGCAGACCATTTCATGGTGCTTGGACCATCCGGTTCGATCCGCCTGCCGAACTTCATGATGCCGCCGTTGATGAACAATCACGGCAACTACATTGCAAGCCTTGGCAACACCTGTAAGTGGCTGGCTGAAAAGGCAGAAGCCTTGGGCGTTGAAATCTATCCGGGCTTTGCCGCAGCGGAAGTACTCTACAACGATGATGGCTCCGTCAAAGGCGTGGCCACCGGTGACATGGGCGTTGGCAAGAACGGCGAACCAAAAGACGGCTACATGCCCGGCATGGAGCTGCTCGGCAAATACACCTTCTTTGCTGAAGGTGTGCGCGGGTCCCTCTCCAAGCACGTGATCCGCAACTACAATCTGGATGCAGACAGCGAGCCGCAGAAATTTGGCATAGGCATCAAGGAAGTCTGGGAAATCGATCCGGCCAAGCACAAGAAGGGGCTGGTGCAGCACTCCTTCGGCTGGCCGCTTGGCATCAAGACCGGTGGTGGCTCATTCCTTTATCACTTCGACGAAAACCTGGTGGCTGTCGGCTTCGTGGTTCACCTGAACTACTCGAACCCCTACCTCTCACCATTTGACGAGTTCCAGCGATTCAAGACGCACCCGACCATTCGCCCGACCTTCGAAGGCGGCAAGCGCCTGAGCTATGGCGCGCGTGCGATTACCGAAGGTGGGTTCCAGTCTGTACCCAAACTGTCCTTCCCCGGCGGCGTGCTGGTCGGCTGTTCTGCCGGCTTCGTCAACGTGCCGCGCATCAAGGGCAGCCACAACGCCATGGCGACGGGCATGATGGCCGCAGACAGCGCCTTTGAAGCCATTCGCGATGGCCGCGCAGCGGACGAGCTCACCACCTATCAGGCAGCGTACGAAACCAGCCACGTGGCCAAGGACCTCAAGCGCGTGCGCAACGTCAAGCCGCTGTGGTCCAAGTTTGGCACGCTGATCGGCATCGGTCTTGGCGGCATTGATATGTGGATGAACAATCTGGGCATCGGCCTGCCGTTCACCCTCAAGCACGGCAAGACGGACGCGGCGTCGTTGAAGCCTGCGGCCAAGTTCAAGCCAATCAATTATCCAAAGCCGGACGGCGAAGTCTCTTTCGACAAGCTTTCGTCAGTGTTCCTGTCTTCCACAAACCACGAGGAAGACCAGCCGGCTCACCTGACCCTTGGCGATCCCAGCATCCCCATCGAAACCAACCTGCCCACATGGGCGGAGCCCGCGCAGCGTTACTGCCCGGCAGGTGTGTATGAAGTTGTCAGCAATGACGACGGCAGCAACCCCCGGTTCCAGATCAATGCTCAGAACTGTGTTCACTGCAAAACCTGTGACATCAAGGACCCCAGCCAGAACATCAACTGGGTTGTGCCGGAAGGTGGCGGCGGGCCGATCTACGTCAACATGTAAATAAATGGGCTTCAAACCCCACATGTGGATTTGATGGGCGTATTTACGCCCGCTCGGCTATGGTGCGTGTTCGCATGTGGCTAGGCAGGTGGAGCGTTTGATCGTGCAATTGGTTCTAAATCGTCCCGGAATATTGCGGCCTGATATGGCGCGCATTGCCGCTATTGGTCTGGCCGCAAGCCTGCTTGCTGGCTGTGCTGGCTTCGGCGGCATTGATCCCCGCGACTTTGATACCAGCACTGTCGGCAAGAACCTTCGGGTTGATGGCGCCGGTCGTAATGTTGAAAGCAAGCTTGGCAACTATCTGGCCGCGCGCCATGCCACCAATCTGCGTGACCGTGATGCGGCAGCCGTGTTCTACGATCAGGTGCTTTCCGAAGATCCATCCAATGATGTGATTCTGGATCGTGCTTTTTTGCTGCAGCTGACGGCGGGCAATATCTCCCGTGCGGGCACCCTGGCTGAAAAAGTCATCGCCCAGGACCCCGGCGACCGCACGGCGCGACTGGTGCTCGGCGTTCAGGATATCAAGGCGGGCAGGTTCGCCGGTGCCCGTGGAAACTTTGACAGCGCCGCCGCAGGCCCCTTCACCCGCTTGGTGTCGGGACTGCTGACCGCCTGGACCTATGTGGGCGAAGGCAACTATCCCAAAGCATTTGAAAGCCTGTCGCTGGAAGAAAATGGCCCCGGTCACACCCTCTTCAGCGCCTATCACACGGCCCTGATTGCTGATCTGGCAGGCGACAAGGTCAGTGCTCGCGAAGCCTATGAGACGGCCATGTCATCGTCCGGCGGTGGCTCCGTGCGCATCGTTGACGCCTATGGGCGTTTTCTGGAGCGCAACGGCCAGGCTGACGATGCCATCGTGATCTATTCAGGCTATCTGGCCCTGTCGCCATCGCACCCGATTATCAGCGACGCGCTGGCACGGGCACGCCGCGGGGATGACCCGGGACTGCTGGTGACATCAACCCGCGCAGGCGCCGCTGAAGCGCTCTATGGAATTGGCAGTGCCCTGTCGCGCGATCAGGGTGTGGATGTGTCCATTCTCTATCTGCAGCTTGCCTTGTACATGGATGGCAATCTTGACGTGGCGCAGGTGTTGCTGGCCGAGCTGCTGTCCAACTCTGGTGATCTCTCAGCCGCCGCCGAGACCTATGACGACGTCTCGTCCAGTTCTTCGCTTGCAACCACAGCCCGTATTGAACGCGCCTTGCTGCTCGACCGGATCGGCCGCACGGATGATGCCATTGATGCCCTGTCGTCACTTGGTGAAAGGTCAACCGACGCTGCAAATGCGGATGTCGCCATTGCATTGGCTGACCTCTACCGGTCGACGGAGCGGTTTGACAGGGCGGAAGCCGGGTACAGCCGCGCGCTGGACCTGCTGAAGTCAGAATCCAGCCGACTTTGGACGCTGTACTACGCACGCGGCGTCGCCCGTGAACGGCAAGGTAAATGGGACGGAGCCGAAGCTGACTTCATGAAAGCGCTGGAGCTCGAACCGGACCAACCCTACGTCCTCAACTACCTGGCCTATTCGTGGCTGGAGCAGGACATAAATCTCGAACAGGCGCTGGAGATGATTCAAAAGGCCGTCGATCAGCGGCCCAATGACGGCTTCATCGTCGATAGCCTCGGCTGGGCCTTCTACCAGATGGGCCGCTACGAGGAAGCCGTTGAACAGCTGGAACGCGCCGTCGAACTTGATCCCAATGACGCGACCATCAACGACCATCTGGGCGACGCGTTCTGGAAGGTTGGACGGCGGACAGAGGCACGCTTCCAATGGCAGCACGCTCTGGAAAATGATCCTGAAGAGGATGTCGCACTGCGTATTGCACGCAAACTGGAAAAAGGTCTCGAAGCGGTTGAAGCAGCCGAGGCTGCAACGCCTGCTGCGGGCTCCTGACGAAGCATCGGCATTACGATGACCGGCAAGGAATTCAACGCCTATTGCAAGAGCCTGAAGGCCACTACGCATGTTGTGCAGTGGGGCAATGCCCATGTGTGGAAAGTAGGTGGCAAGGTCTTCGCCATTGGTCGATGGGAAGACAAGGAACCCGCCTTCACATTCAAGGTGACGGATATTGGCTTTGAGGTTCTGCCGCAGCAGCCCGGCGTCAGGCCCGCACCCTACATGGCGTCCCGTGGCCTCAAATGGGTGCAGCATTATGAGAGCCCGGGACTGAGCGACAATGAACTCAAGGACTACATCAAGCAGTCCTACGACATGATTGTGGCTGCCCTTTCCAAGAAGAAACAAAAAGAGCTGGGTCTGCTCCCGTGAGCACCATCACCGAATTCGCACCCGCAAAGATCAACCTCACACTTCACGTGCTGGGCAAGCGCCCGGACGGGTATCACTTGCTTGAAAGTCTCGTGGTTTTTGCAGGCACGGGAGATACGTTGACGGTGGAAGCCGCTGACGATCTTTCGTTTCATGTCACAGGCCCCAATGCGGCGGCCCTGGCGGATACGCCGGATGCTGACAATCTGGTCTTGAAGGCGGCCCGCTTGCTGGGCGCAGCCCGTTTGTCGGATACAGGGAGGGGTCGTTGCGCGAAGATAACCCTCGACAAGCGCCTGCCTGTAGCTGCCGGTATCGGCGGTGGGTCAGCGGATTGCGCGGCTGCGATGCGGGCGCTCAATACCCTGTGGGACCTTGGTCATGACGCCGCCACGCTTGGCGCACTTGGGCTTGAACTGGGCGCCGACGTGCCCGTTTGTGTTCAGGCACCGCGTCCATGTGTGATGTCCGGCATTGGCGAAAAGATAGCCCGCGCACCTTCCATGCCGGATCTGTGGTGTGTGCTCGTCAATCCCGGCGTGCCGGTGGCAACAGGTCCCGTGTTCAAAGCCCTGAATGCGCAGCCGACCACCGCTGAAAGCGATACGTTCTGGCCAGGTGGATTTACCGATGCCAAGGCCGCCGCACGCTTCATGAGGACCTGCCGCAACGATCTGGAGCCACCTGCCCGCAATCTGGTGTCCGAAGTGGGCGAAACCGTCCGTGCGATTGCCGCAACGAAGGACTGCCTCATGGCACGCATGTCAGGCTCAGGCGCAACGTGCTTTGGTTTGTATGCGGATGAAGACGCTGCAACACGTGCTGCCACGGCGCTCAGGCGCGAGGGCTGGTGGGTTGAGGCGGCTCATATTCTGAGCTGACGCGGTCTATTTCTGACGCCGACGCAGGATGTTCATTTTGGCGTCCTGCAGCGGCACCACGCGGCCGTCTTCTGTCGTGAGGGCAATGGACAGTTTTTCTCCCGTCGCAGCGTCTACAACGTCAATCGGCGGCGTGTCGTCACGCAGATATCTGTCCCCCCAGTCCATCAGAGCCACCAACACAATGACCGCCTCCATGCCCTGATCCGTCATCCGGTACTCATGACGCGTCCGGCTCGCACCCTCTCTGTAAGGGTGTCGCGACAAAAGCTCTGCAGCCACCATCCTGTCCAGACGCTGGCTCAGGGCGGCGCGGGGGATGCCCAGATCCGCCCGCAGATCTTCAAACCGGGTCACCCCATACAAGGCCTCACGCAAGATGAGCAGCGTCCACCGATCCCCGAAGAGGTCGGTGGCCCGCGCCATGCCGCAATCATCCATGGCGACCGGTGTCTGGACCACACGGGGGCGAGGGGGCGTGTCGGACGGTGAATCGGGTTTGCTATCTGAGTTTGACATATGAACTTAGATAACCTATCCCGAACTGAGTTCAAAAAACGAATTCAGATAATGGATAGTCAGACATAAGCTTTCTCGCGCTTGTTTTCATCTTCAAGATTCTCGTCACCGGCCTTCTGGTGGGTGTGCCGTTCCTGTTTCTGCCGACAAGCCGCATAAGCGCGTCCACCGGCTATGGCGAAGCCGCAGCGCCACTCTTCAGGCTGTATGGCGTCGCAATTTTTGCGCTGCTGATTGGCTATGGGTACGGCTTCTGGCTGCTGGGTCAGGGCGTGTTCCCGTGGGGCATCATCGCAATGGGCCTGCTCTCCAACGGCGGCGGCGCGGCAGTGCTGTTTGCAACAGGCGCATGGCGCCGCAGCAAGACAATCGCTTACTTCATCTCAAGCGTGGCCGTTGCGTTGGTGATAGCAGCCCTCGCACCTGACATGGCCGTCGCACCGCTCTGGTAGCGGCATCGTCCAGGAGCAAGATGCGCGGTGGGCTGTGACGTGTGGTGCTAGGAGCTGCGCCCTAGTAACTACGGTTGACGCAGAAATGCACAAGGCTGATCAGCACATCGCGCATGTCGCTTTCCGGGAAGATCGCCAGCGCATCACAGGCGATGGCCCCGTAGTGGCGGGCCCGGCCGATGGTGTCATCAAGGCACCCATGGGATTCCATGATGGCAATGGCCTGTTCCATGTCGCCGTCGTTCTGGTCGCCGTCACGCAGGGTACGTTCCCAGAACTGGCGTTCGTCAGCCGTGCCCCGGCGATATGCCAGAACCACCGGCAGCGTCAGCTTGCCTTCGCGGAAGTCGTCGCCAACGGTCTTGCCCAACGTCGCCTGACGGCCAGAGTAATCAAGCGCATCATCCACAAGCTGGAAAGCGATGCCCAGATTGCGTCCGTATGAAGAAAGCGCAGCCTGCTCGGAGTCGGGCCGGTCAGCAATCACCGCACCCACTTCGGTCGCCGCTGCAAACAGCGCTGCCGTCTTGGCGTTGACCACCTGCAGATAGGCATCTTCCGTTGTGCGCGTGTCTTTTGTTGTGGCCAGCTGCAGCACTTCACCTTCCGCAATGACGCAGGCAGACGTGGAGAGAATATCCAGCGCCTTGAGGGAGCCGACTTCCACCATCATCTTGAACGCGCGGCCAAGCAAAAAGTCGCCAACCAGAACACTCGCCTGATTGCCCCAGATCTTGCGCGCCGCTTCCTTGCCGCGCCGCAGATCGCTTTCATCCACCACGTCGTCGTGCAGCAGTGTTGCCGTGTGCATCAGCTCAACGGCCGCCGCTAGCTTCACATGGTCCGTACCCTGATAGCCAACGATGCTGGCAGCCGCGAGGGTCATCATCGGGCGCAAGCGCTTGCCGCCGCTCTCCACAATGTGACCGGCAAGCTCTGGAACCATCTCGACCTGAGACGCCAGCCGCGACAGGATGAGGTCTGTCACCCGATCCATGTCAGCGCCGACAAGCTCCGTCAGGCGTTCAACGGCATCGCTGCCTTCGCCACGGTCACTTTCAAGAGGAACAACTACGCCCATGCCTTCAACGCCCTTACTGAAGGACGCTCCTTCGCGTGATAAGGTGGGCAAGGTAAAGTCATGACCCAGCCCGTTAATGCGAAGTCTAAGTGCGGTGCACAACCGGTCAAGTCAACTCCCGTGCGGCCCGCTGCCGCGCATTCCACATCTGCAATTGGGACATTGTTTCACACGTCATGATCGAACTTTTGCGCACAAATGACCCGGTTCTTGTCTCTTTTGCTGAGGCTTTGATGCGTGACGCGGGCCTTCGGTTCAGCGTTCTCGACGTCCATATGAGCATCATCGAAGGCTCGCTGGGCATTTTGCCGCGCCGTCTGGCCGTCCATGAGGACGATGTGGCGGCTGCGCGCAGCCTCCTTGTGGATGCCGGCATCGACGTGCCGCCGGTGGGGGAGAGCCGCTGGTGACGGACGCTGAAATTACAAAAGCAGATATTGAAACTTCCGACGATGATTTCCTCAGCGGCCAGATCAAGTGCCTGCAGCCGCGCAATGGCTTCAGGGCTGGCGTCGATACCGTAATGCTGGCCGCTGCCTGTCCGGCCAAGGAAGGCGAGCGGGTTCTGGAGCTTGGCTGTGGTCCCGGCGTGGCAGCGCTTTGCCTTACCTCACGCACCGGGGCCCACGTATTGGGCATCGAGATCGAAGATGAGGCCCTCGA from Candidatus Phaeomarinobacter ectocarpi includes these protein-coding regions:
- a CDS encoding DUF2007 domain-containing protein, coding for MIELLRTNDPVLVSFAEALMRDAGLRFSVLDVHMSIIEGSLGILPRRLAVHEDDVAAARSLLVDAGIDVPPVGESRW
- a CDS encoding 4-(cytidine 5'-diphospho)-2-C-methyl-D-erythritol kinase; its protein translation is MSTITEFAPAKINLTLHVLGKRPDGYHLLESLVVFAGTGDTLTVEAADDLSFHVTGPNAAALADTPDADNLVLKAARLLGAARLSDTGRGRCAKITLDKRLPVAAGIGGGSADCAAAMRALNTLWDLGHDAATLGALGLELGADVPVCVQAPRPCVMSGIGEKIARAPSMPDLWCVLVNPGVPVATGPVFKALNAQPTTAESDTFWPGGFTDAKAAARFMRTCRNDLEPPARNLVSEVGETVRAIAATKDCLMARMSGSGATCFGLYADEDAATRAATALRREGWWVEAAHILS
- a CDS encoding lytic transglycosylase domain-containing protein, with protein sequence MPSRKSQTAVAIQVDREADARARFWMLSGVLLLAITLFVTAMAGRVHAGEPVAVLSEEDRARYIQIFQVQERGDLKQADILIGQLTDKVLMGHVLHQRYMHPTAYRSKYSELRSWLAKYADHPGANKIHKLAMKRRGGASVPVRPVRRAFRPTAYHSVYAVSGSSAEGRTGYGRTISRKVRSLISRERPTQALQLLDSSKVRNRLGADERAAIKARIAWSYYVEGKINKAFDLASAIAASHREDAPLADWYAGLSAWRMDKPDVAAGHFEALAGNISVSDWTRSAAAFWAARSYFAIREPAKAVTQLEIAAGTGMTFYGLLAQRQLGREPRVTWSDPAIDATSRTALLAIEQVRRGAALAQIGKQDVAEAELRRAHGRLDPSLDIALATLARDLNLPATQLAVALASPQPIGAALFPVPDITPEGGYEVDRALLLAVARQESRFITGASSHAGAAGLMQIMPGTAYHITKDSTYKRGNRDRLNDPEHNLALGQTYLQELMGYSEPYGNLFQMAVAYNAGPGNLIRWTKQIGEDAQDPLTFIESIPAAETRGYVERIMTNLWLYRLRLGQPSPSLDQAAAGGWPVYAPIERAGATVQNASRL
- a CDS encoding MmcQ/YjbR family DNA-binding protein → MTGKEFNAYCKSLKATTHVVQWGNAHVWKVGGKVFAIGRWEDKEPAFTFKVTDIGFEVLPQQPGVRPAPYMASRGLKWVQHYESPGLSDNELKDYIKQSYDMIVAALSKKKQKELGLLP
- a CDS encoding polyprenyl synthetase family protein; the encoded protein is MGVVVPLESDRGEGSDAVERLTELVGADMDRVTDLILSRLASQVEMVPELAGHIVESGGKRLRPMMTLAAASIVGYQGTDHVKLAAAVELMHTATLLHDDVVDESDLRRGKEAARKIWGNQASVLVGDFLLGRAFKMMVEVGSLKALDILSTSACVIAEGEVLQLATTKDTRTTEDAYLQVVNAKTAALFAAATEVGAVIADRPDSEQAALSSYGRNLGIAFQLVDDALDYSGRQATLGKTVGDDFREGKLTLPVVLAYRRGTADERQFWERTLRDGDQNDGDMEQAIAIMESHGCLDDTIGRARHYGAIACDALAIFPESDMRDVLISLVHFCVNRSY
- a CDS encoding winged helix-turn-helix transcriptional regulator, with amino-acid sequence MSNSDSKPDSPSDTPPRPRVVQTPVAMDDCGMARATDLFGDRWTLLILREALYGVTRFEDLRADLGIPRAALSQRLDRMVAAELLSRHPYREGASRTRHEYRMTDQGMEAVIVLVALMDWGDRYLRDDTPPIDVVDAATGEKLSIALTTEDGRVVPLQDAKMNILRRRQK
- a CDS encoding uracil-DNA glycosylase; protein product: MSDLSTSADEHTELADLLRWFVEAGADEAIGDEPIDRLAAVPEPEPRVSNGGKPPLPGAKQPIRPQAPQAELADDKAAIDDARALAAAASNLDDLRNAMAGFAGCPLKATAKNLVFADGNPQAKIMLVGEAPGRDEDIQGLPFVGRSGQLLDRMLASIGLSRETVYISNVLPWRPPGNRTPTPAETAMCLPFILRHIELVGPKVLVCIGGVSAKELFGTKTGITRLRGQWKDFDPAAIGGPAGQTMPAIAMLHPAYLLRQPAQKRLAWRDLLSLKDKMAELGL
- a CDS encoding tetratricopeptide repeat protein, which gives rise to MARIAAIGLAASLLAGCAGFGGIDPRDFDTSTVGKNLRVDGAGRNVESKLGNYLAARHATNLRDRDAAAVFYDQVLSEDPSNDVILDRAFLLQLTAGNISRAGTLAEKVIAQDPGDRTARLVLGVQDIKAGRFAGARGNFDSAAAGPFTRLVSGLLTAWTYVGEGNYPKAFESLSLEENGPGHTLFSAYHTALIADLAGDKVSAREAYETAMSSSGGGSVRIVDAYGRFLERNGQADDAIVIYSGYLALSPSHPIISDALARARRGDDPGLLVTSTRAGAAEALYGIGSALSRDQGVDVSILYLQLALYMDGNLDVAQVLLAELLSNSGDLSAAAETYDDVSSSSSLATTARIERALLLDRIGRTDDAIDALSSLGERSTDAANADVAIALADLYRSTERFDRAEAGYSRALDLLKSESSRLWTLYYARGVARERQGKWDGAEADFMKALELEPDQPYVLNYLAYSWLEQDINLEQALEMIQKAVDQRPNDGFIVDSLGWAFYQMGRYEEAVEQLERAVELDPNDATINDHLGDAFWKVGRRTEARFQWQHALENDPEEDVALRIARKLEKGLEAVEAAEAATPAAGS
- a CDS encoding electron transfer flavoprotein-ubiquinone oxidoreductase, which codes for MEYDVVIVGAGPAGLSAAIRLKQQAAEHDFEISVCVLEKGAEVGAHILSGAVIDPVGLDELIPDWRDDETCPVKTEVKADHFMVLGPSGSIRLPNFMMPPLMNNHGNYIASLGNTCKWLAEKAEALGVEIYPGFAAAEVLYNDDGSVKGVATGDMGVGKNGEPKDGYMPGMELLGKYTFFAEGVRGSLSKHVIRNYNLDADSEPQKFGIGIKEVWEIDPAKHKKGLVQHSFGWPLGIKTGGGSFLYHFDENLVAVGFVVHLNYSNPYLSPFDEFQRFKTHPTIRPTFEGGKRLSYGARAITEGGFQSVPKLSFPGGVLVGCSAGFVNVPRIKGSHNAMATGMMAADSAFEAIRDGRAADELTTYQAAYETSHVAKDLKRVRNVKPLWSKFGTLIGIGLGGIDMWMNNLGIGLPFTLKHGKTDAASLKPAAKFKPINYPKPDGEVSFDKLSSVFLSSTNHEEDQPAHLTLGDPSIPIETNLPTWAEPAQRYCPAGVYEVVSNDDGSNPRFQINAQNCVHCKTCDIKDPSQNINWVVPEGGGGPIYVNM